In the Malassezia vespertilionis chromosome 1, complete sequence genome, one interval contains:
- the TAF5 gene encoding Transcription initiation factor TFIID subunit 5 (COG:K; EggNog:ENOG503NWCH): MTSKAETAAEGATSTAGESPAPEMESSAVIEYLRSRGFAKALAAMQAEIGATDGAAQPDAAKAHDPHFGAQTVSMAELASKNVPRDPRDKDAPDTGPSSALEHAGAQALLLDPTDTARGFAMIKTWCCGSLDIYQPELLPLLLPLFVHSYMNLVDMGLGSAAEEFYVAHTSFFQPMHASLLSHLRALCLPSQIQSDELAQRFRTERYVVKMSPNVFGLLIGWLTDGTSPVGFASMDDASLIDNMLEPSRRGREAMLKIINERCRLQVLRHSMFQLNPSELEEGTGLTGVGLTYSSAPSSFSASRFHPSLQSNAVTETDTIADYNARAAGPQLKLHSRIPLADDLKEEVDHILKGEQQQQRAVDTPKNDGTPAPETQRARSESAVPSARNASEEEENEEMGEPDPNADLLGPALVDLPPQPSTFRTVDLLREVERVRDARKCLRIDPSLPIESASVANDAGKQENGWPGVPRTVGLPSVCLYTFYDAEDGMTCSKFSEDLTLMAAGFEESYVQVWSLKGEPLRELESDLNLSTVRDRKSLHKHRVPRAETSRKLVGHSAPVYSVAFDPVGGSGSSPRSLLSCSAEGITRLWSLDTYSALAAYRGHQYPVWDVTWGPLGTYFATASADRTARLWSTERINPLRIYAGHLSDVDCVRFHPNSLYLATGSSDRTCRLWDVQRGACVRLFVGHQSPVSCIRISTDGRYLASASGGNTLGSLAQQLDPSPDAYSISLWDLASGRRIKKMWGHTSTIHEMDFSADSAVLVSGAADETVRCWDVRAAGQEMPAVHDGSALHFDAARASADCVATYFTKNTPVYDVHFSPRNLCLASGVYGPDSGP, from the coding sequence ATGACGAGCAAAGCGGAGACGGCTGCAGAGGGTGCGACAAGCACGGCGGGAGAGTCGCCTGCACCCGAGATGGAATCGTCAGCAGTGATTGAgtacttgcgctcgcgcggctttgcgaaagcgcttgcggcgatgcaggcgGAAATTGGTGCGAcggacggcgctgcgcagccagACGCGGCAAAAGCACACGACCCGcactttggcgcgcagacGGTGAGTATGGCTGAGCTTGCGAGTAAgaatgtgccgcgcgatCCCCGCGACAAAGATGCGCCGGATACAGGCCCCAGTTctgcgctggagcacgccggggcgcaagcgctgttGCTTGATCCTACAGATACCGCGCGTGGCTTTGCCATGATCAAAACATGGTGCTGCGGCAGTTTGGATATATATCAGCCGGAGCTACTGCCGCTGCTACTTCCACTATTTGTGCATAGCTACATGAACCTTGTGGACATGGGACTGGGGTCCGCTGCCGAAGAATTTTACGTGGCACACACTTCTTTCTTCCAGCCGATGCACGCCTCTCTCCTCTCGcatttgcgtgcgctttgcTTGCCGTCACAAATACAGTCAGatgagcttgcgcagcgcttccgcaCGGAGCGCTACGTGGTAAAAATGTCGCCAAACGTGTTTGGCCTACTAATTGGATGGCTTACGGATGGGACGAGCCCGGTAGGCTTTGCGAGCATGGACGATGCTTCGCTGATTGACAATATGCTTGAGCCTTCGCGCCGTGGGCGTGAAGCAATGCTTAAGATCATCAACGAGCGCTGCCGTCTGCAAGTGCTGCGTCATTCCATGTTCCAGCTGAATCCCTccgagctcgaggaagGCACGGGACTTACCGGTGTCGGCCTGACCTACTCGAGCGCACCGAGCTCTTTTTCTGCTTCGCGTTTTCACCCCTCGCTCCAGTCGAACGCGGTGACCGAGACGGACACGATTGCGGACTAtaatgcacgcgctgccgGCCCCCAACTAAAGCTGCACTCACGCATCCCACTTGCGGACGATTTGAAAGAGGAAGTGGATCATATTTTGAAaggcgagcagcagcagcagcgtgccgtcGACACTCCGAAAAACGACGGCACACCCGCACCCGAGacgcaacgcgcgcgctccgaATCCGCAGTGCCTTCCGCCCGCAACGCTAGCGAGGAGGAAGAGAACGAGGAGATGGGCGAGCCCGACCCGAATGCCGACCTACTTGGCCCCGCGCTGGTCGActtgccgccgcagcccTCGACATTCCGCACGGTGGATTTGCTGCGAGAagtcgagcgcgtgcgcgacgctcgcaAGTGCCTGCGCATTGATCCCTCGCTTCCCATTGAGTCTGCCAGCGTCGCCAACGATGCTGGAAAGCAGGAGAATGGATGGCCCGGTGTCCCACGCACCGTCGGTCTCCCTAGTGTGTGCCTATACACCTTTTACGATGCCGAGGACGGCATGACCTGCTCTAAATTCTCCGAGGATCTCACGTTGATGGCTGCGGGCTTTGAAGAAAGCTACGTACAGGTATGGAGCTTGAAAGGCGAGCcattgcgcgagctggaaaGCGACCTGAACCTGTCCACCGTGCGCGACCGCAAGTCGCTACACAAGCACCGTGTTCCTCGCGCCGAGACGTCGCGCAAGCTTGTGGGCCACAGTGCGCCCGTATACAGCGTTGCTTTTGATCCCGTTGGCGGGAGCGGAAGCAGCCCCCGCAGTCTAttgagctgcagcgcagaagGCATCACCCGACTCTGGAGCTTGGATACCTATtccgcgctcgcagcgtACCGTGGGCACCAGTACCCTGTATGGGATGTGACTTGGGGCCCGCTTGGCACCTACTTTGCCACCGCAAGTGCGgaccgcaccgcgcgacTTTGGAGCACAGAGCGAATCAATCCGCTGCGCATTTACGCTGGCCACTTGTCTGACGTGgactgcgtgcgcttccaCCCCAATTCACTGTACCTTGCCACTGGCTCTTCGGACCGTACGTGCAGATTGTGGGACGTAcagcgcggtgcatgtGTGCGTCTCTTTGTCGGCCACCAATCGCCCGTTTCCTGTATCCGTATCAGCACCGACGGCCGCTACTTGGCGTCtgcgagcggcggcaaCACGCTCGGCTCTCTTGCCCAGCAACTCGACCCCTCGCCAGACGCGTACTCCATCTCCCTTTGGGATCTTGCGAGCGGCCGGCGGATCAAGAAAATGTGGGGACACACGAGCACAATCCACGAAATGGACTTTAGTGCGGACAGTGCCGTGCTTGTGTCGGGCGCTGCTGACGAAACCGTTCGCTGCTGggacgtgcgcgcggcaggccAGGAGATGCCAGCGGTGCACGATGGCAGTGCACTGCACtttgacgctgcgcgcgcaagtgctgACTGCGTCGCAACGTACTTTACGAAAAACACCCCCGTCTACGACGTGCATTTCTCCCCCCGCAATCTCTGCCTTGCGTCGGGCGTGTATGGACCAGATAGTGGACCGTAG
- the LCB1 gene encoding serine C-palmitoyltransferase (EggNog:ENOG503NWAB; TransMembrane:1 (o365-386i); COG:E) yields the protein MENQQEYDDPFSAIGSGLRGFFRSLPGHGIVMRYIASSYQKDPIRSLLELILFIFAVRTILQNRTRSGQSTSNYVQLSESEIDYLVQDFEPEPLCQPLTETEKHDLESVPMIVGHTGPHVKVTATWLSGTQPKDVINMASFNFAGLVSDPDMSKQAQKILRDYGVGSCSPPGFYGTSDMHMRLEKELARFVGKEDAIIYSQGFSTVSGVIPAFSKRGDIIVADAGVNFAIQQGLQLSRSTVYWYNHNDMDSLESLLKRVQEQQDKSDGPLRRRFIVTEGFFESDGTCCNLRKIVELKKRYRFRLFLDESYSLGALGPTGRGITEAQQVSADDVEFIIGNMAIAFGSSGGFCASSSFAVKHQRINGLSFVFSAAMPVMLATGSMLAMQKLSMHAELMTRLRENVNKVRAVLTKIESIYIPSDPDSPLIHIQVRSKTNALQDHLAPPSPNSVENMHDLSIKEQEQLLQQIVERALNSGVMLTRSRRLPNVMHASQYLHAGPSIPLAVSAAFSATDVASGADIVRGAIVSVLGDRR from the coding sequence ATGGAAAACCAGCAAGAATATGACGACCCGTTCTCGGCCATAGGCAGTGGTCTGAGAGGGTTCTTTCGCTCATTGCCAGGGCATGGTATTGTGATGCGCTACATTGCGAGTAGCTATCAAAAAGACCCTATCCGTTCGCTCCTCGAGTTGATTCTCTTCATTtttgcggtgcgcacgaTTTTGCAGAACCGCACGCGAAGCGGACAGTCGACGTCCAACTATGTACAGTTGAGCGAGAGCGAGATCGACTACCTTGTCCAGGACTTTGAGCCAGAGCCACTTTGTCAGCCGCTGACAGAGACAGAGAAGCACGACCTGGAAAGCGTGCCCATGATTGTGGGCCACACGGGCCCCCACGTAAAAGTCACTGCAACATGGCTCAGTGGAACACAGCCAAAAGACGTGATCAATATGGCAAGCTTCAATTTTGCTGGTTTGGTCAGCGATCCCGACATGAGCAagcaagcgcaaaaaaTTCTGCGTGATTACGGCGTGGGCAGTTGCTCTCCCCCTGGCTTCTACGGTACGAGTGACATGCACATGCGCCTTGAAaaagagcttgcgcgctttgtggGAAAAGAGGATGCAATCATCTACAGTCAGGGATTCTCTACTGTTTCGGGCGTCATTCCCGCATTTagcaagcgcggcgataTCATTGTCGCCGACGCTGGCGTGAATTTTGCCATTCAACAAGGACTGCAactctcgcgcagcacggtgTACTGGTACAACCACAACGACATGGACTCGCTCGAATCGCTCCTAAAGCGTGTTCAGGAGCAGCAGGACAAGAGCGACGGTCCCCTCCGGCGGCGCTTTATCGTAACCGAGGGATTCTTTGAGTCTGACGGCACCTGCTGCAACCTGCGCAAGATTGTCGAGCTGAAGAAGCGCTACCGTTTCCGCCTATTCTTGGACGAGTCGTAcagcctcggcgcgcttggccccACAGGCCGTGGCATTACCGAGGCACAGCAGGTGAGTGCCGACGATGTCGAGTTTATCATCGGCAACATGGCGATCGCGTTTGGTTCCAGCGGCGGTTTCTgtgcctcgtcctcctTCGCGGTAAAGCACCAGCGCATCAATGGCCTCTCCTTCGTTTTCTCTGCGGCTATGCCCGTGATGCTCGCCACGGGCTCCATGCTGGCGATGCAAAAGCTGAGCATGCACGCCGAGCTCATGACCAGACTGCGCGAAAACGTGAACAAGGTGCGCGCAGTGTTGACCAAGATCGAGAGCATCTATATCCCGAGCGACCCTGACAGTCCGCTGATCCATATCCAGGTACGCAGCAAGACAaacgcgctgcaggaccACTTGGCCCCTCCGTCGCCAAACTCGGTTGAGAATATGCACGACTTGAGCATCAAGGAGCAGGAACAACTCCTCCAGCAGATTGTGGAGCGGGCACTGAACAGCGGTGTGATGCTCACACGCTCGAGGCGCCTGCCCAACGTCATGCATGCGAGCCAATACCTCCACGCAGGTCCGAGCATTCCGCTTGCCGTCAGTGCTGCCTTCAGCGCCACCGACGttgcaagcggcgcggatATTGTGCGTGGGGCTATTGTCAGTGTGCTTGGTGATCGCCGTTAG
- the UBC2 gene encoding E2 ubiquitin-conjugating enzyme (EggNog:ENOG503NXSQ; COG:O) yields the protein MSTPSKRRLIRDFKRLSSDPPGGISGAPCADNLLVWNAVIFGPAETPFEDGTFKLLMTFDEAYPNKPPSVKFLSKMFHPNVYANGELCLDILQNRWSPTYDVAAVLTSIQSLLHDPNPNSPANAEAASLYRENMKEYVRRVKQTVEQSWIDETEDASANADEEAL from the exons ATG TCTACGCCGTCAAAGCGAAGACTAATTCGAGACTTTAAGCGGCTCTCCTCGGATCCGCCAGGTGGTATCTCcggcgcaccttgcgcagACAATCTGCTTGTGTGGAATGCGGTGATTTTTGGGCCTG CGGAAACGCCATTTGAAGATGGAACCTTCAAGCTACTGATGACTTTTGACGAAGCGTACCCAAATAAGCCTCCGTCGGTCAAGTTTTTGAGCAAAATGTTCCATCCCAATGTATATGCGAATGGGGAATTATGCTTAGACATTCTCCAAAACCGATGGAGCCCGACATACGATGTGGCCGCTGTGCTCACAAGTATCCAGAGTCTATTGCACGACCCCAATCCAAACAGCCCAGCAAATGCAGAAGCCGCATCGCTATACCGAGAAAATATGAAAGAAtacgtgcggcgcgtcaaGCAAACCGTTGAGCAAAGCTGGATTGATGAGACGGAAGATGCTTCCGCAAATGCAGACGAAGAAGCACTGTAA
- a CDS encoding uncharacterized protein (EggNog:ENOG503P6UX) has product MDFCFCIPIVFGCPNKIKQEGDGTPYVCPRCNNAQVVEAKSRMWFELCWIPLIPLKSNHVWLCGICNWQHSRDGGFQPQAAGAMPPPPQQPQGYGMQGYQPM; this is encoded by the exons ATG GACTTTTGCTTTTGTATCCCCATTGTTTTCGGATGTCCGAACAAGATTAAGCAGGAGGGCGACGGCACTCCGTACGTGTGCCCGAGGTGCAACAATGCCCAGGTCGTGGAGGCCAAATCGCGCATGTGGTTTGAACTTTGCTGGATCCCTTTG ATTCCGCTTAAATCAAACCATGTTTGGCTATGCGGTATCTGCAATTGGCAGCACtcgcgcgacggcggctTCCAGCCGCAGGCCGCAGGCGCAAtgccgccaccgccgcagcagccgcAAGGCTATGGTATGCAAGGCTATCAACCCATGTAA
- the tgs1 gene encoding putative diacylglycerol O-acyltransferase tgs1 (EggNog:ENOG503P0ET; COG:S; BUSCO:EOG0926306O) — translation MADQESPLETAQRIAIRKRDDLPASMHKYWRVRTSLFSRFEEGILLDQESWFSVTPEAVAYRLAEQCGNLIQFATTCQHAVGIEIDPVKAAMARHNGVLTVLCGDFVEFAKSYSFDSSKADETANEAPWYGWNHRKIDIIFSSPPWGGVDYRNPPKVMSPSTGPDEWTRVEDKRHSRRRPPAKLAERAKAETCANLSVDTAAAPPDEDQVMTRWGNHVTDKLHYPADNEAFSKSPATKYWDSYSLMRLQPVNGFEMFKLCRSITQKNLFYLPRNLDLEELVQLTKSISGTHISAHVEELWLGTRLKALGVYLS, via the exons ATGGCCGATCAGGAAAGCCCGCTGGAGACAGCTCAACGGATTGCGATCCGAAAACGAGACGATCTTCCGGCGTCTATGCACAAATACTGGCGGGTAAGAACTTCGCTCTTTTCTCGTTTTGAAGAAGGCATCTTGCTAGACCAAGAATCCTGGTTCTCCGTCACGCCAGAGGCTGTTGCATATCGTCTCGCGGAGCAAT GTGGGAACCTTATCCAATTTGCAACGACGTGCCAGCACG CGGTGGGCATTGAGATCGACCCTGTCAAGgccgccatggcgcggcatAATGGTGT ACTCAccgtgctgtgcggcgaCTTTGTTGAATTTGCCAAGAGCTACAGCTTCGATTCGAGCAAAGCCGACGAAACGGCAAACGAGGCGCCATGGTACGGCTGGAACCACAGGAAAATTGATAT CATATTTTCG TCACCGCCATGGGGCGGCGTCGATTATCGCAACCCCCCAAAAGTCATGTCGCCCTCTACTGGCCCTGACGAATGGACACGTGTAGAAGATAAGCGCCATTCGCGCCGTCGTCCGCCCGCCAAGCTTGCAGAGCGCGCGAAAGCAGAAACATGCGCAAACCTAAGCGTGGATACTGCTGCAGCACCCCCAGATGAAGACCAGGTCATGACGCGATGGGGAAACCATGTGACAGACAAATTGCATTATCCCGCCGATAATGAGGCGTTTTCAAAGTCACCGGCTACCAAATATTGGGACTCGTACTCGCTGATGCGGCTGCAGCCAGTCAACGGTTTCGAAATGTTTAAGCTGTGCCGCAGCATTACACAAAAAAACCTATTTTACCTACCTCGCAATTTGGACCTAGAGGAATTGGTGCAACTGACTAAGAGCATCTCCGGAACGCACATTTCTGCGCATGTCGAGGAGCTGTGGCTTGGCACGCGCCTCAAGGCACTGGGCGTGTACCTGTCCTGA
- the MTR3 gene encoding 3'-5'-exoribonuclease (EggNog:ENOG503NUZX; COG:J) yields MAQYDKRRANGPEDTYLPVFDLSVHPSAPEGSVWVIDEHRLLTEPKLIPPSELALQTMALGVDLPSAERIDIRPIHVQPGIIPNASGSALLECGSTKIACAVYVRGRQYAGKAELNVNVDMSPFSRTVRCKPGKDAEAPGLAALVEQALLPSIRLELLPKSSIDVYVNVLDMDTTELGCVALAITAASAALAESGIEMYGLVTSAAACAIPSLPRDNACVQQWVVDPSRDEAAQASTHMLIATMPALDLYETAALSQVSEMLVAATGKLHGIAAQSLFLLAHGACT; encoded by the exons atggcgcagtACGATAAACGCCGTGCCAACGGGCCGGAAGATACGTACCTGCCAGTATTCGACCTCTCGGTGCATCCTTCCGCACCTGAAGGCTCTGTATGGGTGATCGACGAGCACCGCTTGCTTACTGAGCCCAAACTGATACCCCCGTCAGAGCTGGCCTTGCAGACCATGGCGCTCGGTGTCGATTTGCCGAGTGCCGAGCGGATC GATATTAGGCCAATAC ATGTGCAGCCTGGGATTATTCCAAACGCGAGTGGTAGTGCGCTCCTGGAATGTGGAAGTACGAAAATTGCTTGTGCAGTGTAT GTGCGTGGTCGGCAGTATGCGGGTAAAGCGGAATTGAACGTGAATGTGGACATGTCGCCGTTCTCGCGCACGGTACGTTGCAAGCCCGGCAAGGATGCAGAAGCGCCGGggcttgcagcgctggtcGAGCAGGCTCTGCTCCCTTCGATTCGACTTGAGCTGCTTCCTAAATCGTCGATTGACGTGTACGTAAATGTGCTGGACATGGATACCACCGAGCTTgggtgcgtcgcgctggcaATCACAGCGGctagcgcagcgctggcaGAATCGGGTATTGAAATGTACGGCCTCGTgacgagcgccgctgcg TGTGCAATTCCTTCGCTTCCGCGCGACAATGCATGCGTTCAGCAATGGGTCGTCGATCCATCCAGGGACGAggctgcgcaagcaagcaCGCATATGCTTATCGCTACAATGCCTGCGCTCGATC TATACGAgacagcggcgctttcTCAAGTATCCGAGATGCTCGTTGCTGCCACTGGAAAGCTGCACGGCATTGCCGCACAGTCGCTCTTTTTGTtggcgcatggcgcgtgcacgTAG
- a CDS encoding uncharacterized protein (EggNog:ENOG503NYDY; COG:O; TransMembrane:1 (n3-11c16/17o339-357i); SECRETED:SignalP(1-16)) has translation MRVFAVAFAALAAVRGAQWSLSETIQGDAFYDKFDFYHGPDPTNGLVVYQDLDNAKNLNLTEVKDKSFFMRVSTVQKQTEGRPSVRIHSKQTFQDAVLILEASHFPTGCAVWPAFWTVTGAITPTNGSVGWPEGGEIDIAENVNDQYTYNQASIHVAGQCEVGGGPQTGTTVFPQCNYQANQESGCRIAMNGTDTITWGNALNKNGGGLVAMQRDFSNGGKGIRMWFWDKGKQPDELKNPGKTIDPDSWGTPSANFGLTNCKDQFDAHRIVLNIALSGANNWAHVSYPDTPCLKKYQSDAEQVGNHGNSFNRAYWKIENLYIYENGDGSGNEGYNMRSYPTVMLVCTVLASAAVYMLL, from the coding sequence ATGAGAGTTTTTGCCGTTGCGTTTGCAGCACTAGCAGCTGTGCGCGGAGCACAGTGGTCACTCTCAGAAACGATTCAAGGCGATGCATTTTACGATAAATTTGACTTTTACCACGGACCTGACCCCACAAACGGCTTGGTCGTTTACCAGGACCTTGACAATGCCAAGAATTTAAACTTGACCGAGGTGAAAGATAAAAGTTTCTTCATGCGTGTAAGCACTGTACAGAAACAGACGGAAGGGCGCCCCTCTGTGCGTATCCATTCCAAACAGACGTTCCAGGATGCGGTGCTTATTCTCGAAGCCTCCCATTTTCCCACCGGTTGCGCTGTGTGGCCCGCATTTTGGACCGTGACTGGGGCCATCACGCCGACAAACGGGAGCGTCGGATGGCCTGAAGGCGGTGAGATTGATATTGCTGAGAATGTAAACGATCAATACACGTACAACCAAGCCTCGATTCACGTTGCGGGGCAGTGCGAGGTTGGAGGCGGGCCGCAGACAGGAACGACTGTCTTCCCGCAGTGCAACTACCAGGCGAACCAGGAGAGTGGGTGCAGGATTGCGATGAATGGTACCGATACGATTACGTGGGGCAATGCTTTGAACAAAAACGGTGGCGGCCTTgtcgcgatgcagcgcgatTTCAGCAATGGCGGCAAAGGAATCCGTATGTGGTTCTGGGACAAGGGCAAGCAGCCGGACGAGCTCAAGAATCCCGGCAAGACTATTGACCCCGATAGCTGgggcacgccgagcgccaaCTTTGGCTTGACTAACTGCAAGGACCAGTTCGACGCGCACAGAATCGTGCTCAACATCGCACTCTCTGGCGCAAATAACTGGGCACATGTGTCTTACCCTGACACGCCGTGCCTCAAGAAGTACCAGTCCGACGCTGAGCAAGTCGGGAACCACGGAAACAGCTTTAACAGGGCGTACTGGAAGATAGAAAACCTATACATCTACGAAAATGGCGATGGATCGGGGAATGAGGGATACAATATGCGTTCTTACCCGACAGTGATGCTGGTCTGCACGGTACTTGCGTCTGCAGCCGTGTACATGCTCCTGTAG
- the RAD54 gene encoding DNA-dependent ATPase protein rad54 (COG:L; EggNog:ENOG503NVQF), with protein MRRSAILSVLGEQTNTPKKHDDELGSRQLASGGGFGPLLGQKPFKTPSSARREQAVAGLRKRARVNYAGLGTEGEENDAPHEIQGPKPKRALEGVYKNIDASGVSLNVDRRKWTVYEAKPDALQRRFAIPSIRNDKGETVATHMTYAALGVRRAVDIPPRPLHDPMSEHAIVLFDPTVDDMDFERERERLRIAAAEEHTRTLQTNGPHKSLAAMLGLDKPRVTMEEKVPVVIDPRLGKVLRPHQVEGVKFLYRCTTGLISENAHGCIMADEMGLGKTLQCIALMWTLLRQSPSPGKSIIEKCIIVCPSSLVRNWANELVKWLGTSAPGALALDGKLSRERMFESVQRWSEAKGRAVVHPVMIVSYETLRNLQEVLGKAEVGLLLCDEGHRLKNADSLTVQTLDMINVKRRVILSGTPIQNDLSEYFSLLNFAIPDVLGNRNMFRKRFEIDILRGRDASATDKQQQAGREKLQELTGIVSQFIIRRTNDILSKYLPVKYEHVVFCNLSPFQLALYDLFVKSPSIKRLLRGVGSQPLKAIGILKKLCNHPDLLNLPDDLDGSEQLFPEGYKPGDRRSVTVELSGKLAVLARFLHTIRTTTDDKIVLISNYTQTLDLFERLCRTRRWGFFRLDGTMNIGKRQRLVDRFNDPQAPEFIFLLSSKAGGCGLNLIGANRLVLFDPDWNPASDQQALARVWRDGQKKSCFVYRFIATGSIEEKILQRQSHKQALSSCVVDEALDAERHFSGEDLRALFQFKAATLCDTHDTYKCKRCQHGKQVANAPAMLYGDTSTYVLYLLTHSWNHFHRDDLGALHDDLLRAEVVHDDISYVFQYCSH; from the coding sequence atgcgtcgcagcgcgatTCTTtcggtgcttggcgagcaaACCAACACGCCCAAAAAGCACGATGATGAGCTCGGAAGCAGGCAGCTCGCGAGTGGTGGCGGATTTGGGCCTCTGCTCGGACAAAAACCGTTCAAGACGCCGTCTtctgcgcgtcgcgagcaGGCCGTTGCGGGTCtgcgaaagcgcgcgcgcgtaaATTATGCAGGTCTCGGTACGGAGGGAGAGGAgaacgatgcgccgcatgagATTCAAGGGCCGAAGCCAAAACGCGCGCTCGAAGGCGTATACAAAAACATTGACGCATCTGGCGTCTCCCTGAACGTCGACCGGCGCAAGTGGACGGTGTACGAGGCCAAGCCCGACgcgttgcagcgcaggtTTGCGATTCCGTCCATACGGAATGACAAGGGTGAGACAGTTGCGACACATATGACCTACGCTGCACTcggtgtgcggcgcgctgtggaTATTCCACCGCGCCCACTGCACGATCCCATGTCGGAGCATGCAATTGTCCTCTTTGACCCCACCGTTGACGACATGGATTTTGaacgcgagcgcgagcgactTCGAATTGCAGCAGCAGAAGAGCATACACGGACGCTTCAGACAAACGGCCCACACAAAAGCCTCGCGGCCATGCTGGGCCTTGACAAGCCGCGGGTCACGATGGAGGAAAAGGTGCCGGTGGTCATTGACCCACGGCTGGGCAAGGTTTTGCGGCCGCACCAAGTAGAAGGCGTCAAGTTCCTTTACCGGTGTACCACTGGCCTGATATCGGAGAATGCACACGGGTGCATTATGGCGGACGAAATGGGTCTCGGCAAAAcactgcagtgcatcgcacTCATGTGGACGCTACTGCGTCAATCGCCGTCACCTGGCAAGAGCATTATTGAAAAATGCATCATTGTATGCCCCTCGAGTCTTGTGCGCAATTGGGCGAACGAGCTGGTAAAGTGGCTGGGGACCTCGGCGCCcggcgcacttgcactGGACGGCAAACTCTCACGCGAGCGAATGTTTGAATCTGTACAACGCTGGTCCGAGGCAAAAGGTCGTGCCGTTGTGCATCCCGTCATGATTGTTTCCTACGAAACGCTGCGAAACTTGCAAGAGGTGCTGGGCAAGGCCGAAGTGGGCTTGCTCCTCTGCGACGAAGGCCACCGACTGAAGAATGCGGATTCCCTCACTGTACAGACGCTCGACATGATCAATGTCAAGCGTCGCGTCATTTTATCCGGAACGCCGATCCAAAACGATCTTTCCGAATACTTTTCTTTGCTCAACTTTGCCATTCCCGATGTGCTGGGCAACCGCAACATGttccgcaagcgctttgAGATCGATATATTGCGCGGCCGCGATGCCAGTGCGACTGATAAACAGCAGCAGGCGGGCCGTGAAAAGCTACAGGAACTAACAGGAATTGTGAGCCAGTTTATTATTCGCCGCACCAACGATATTCTCTCGAAATACTTGCCGGTCAAGTACGAGCACGTTGTTTTTTGCAATCTGTCTCCGTTCCAATTGGCGCTCTACGACTTGTTTGTCAAGTCGCCGTCGATCAAGCGGCTGCTTCGCGGCGTCGGATCCCAGCCGCTCAAGGCCATTGGCATTTTAAAAAAGCTGTGCAATCACCCCGACTTGCTCAACTTGCCCGACGACTTGGACGGCAGCGAACAACTTTTTCCCGAAGGGTACAAGCCAGGCGATCGTCGCAGTGTTACCGTGGAACTTTCGGGCAAGTTGGCCGTCCTCGCACGTTTCCTGCACACCATCCGTACGACGACCGACGACAAGATCGTGCTTATTAGCAACTATACACAAACACTCGACTTATTTGAGCGTCtctgccgcacgcgccgctggggATTTTTCCGCTTGGACGGCACGATGAATatcggcaagcgccaaCGCCTCGTGGACCGATTTAATGATCCCCAAGCACCCGAGTTTATCTTTTTGCTTTCCTCCAAAGCCGGCGGTTGCGGCCTGAACTTGATCGGTGCCAACCGGCTAGTGCTATTTGACCCCGACTGGAACCCTGCTTCGGAtcagcaagcgcttgcgcgtgtaTGGCGCGATGGCCAGAAAAAATCGTGTTTTGTCTACCGCTTTATCGCCACGGGGTCCATTGAGGAAAAGATTCTCCAGCGGCAGTCACACAAGCAGGCGCTTTCGTCGTGTGTTGTTGATGAGGCACTGGATGCCGAGCGACACTTTTCTGGAGAGGACTTGCGTGCTCTTTTCCAATTCAAGGCTGCAACTTTGTGCGACACACACGATACCTACAAATGCAAGCGGTGCCAGCACGGAAAACAAGTCGCCAACGCGCCTGCCATGCTTTACGGAGATACGAGCACGTACGTACTTTACTTACTTACACACAGCTGGAACCATTTTCACAGAGACGACTTGGGCGCGCTCCACGACGATctcttgcgcgccgaagTCGTGCACGACGACATTTCCTACGTATTCCAGTACTGTAGCCATTAA